A single Flavobacteriales bacterium DNA region contains:
- a CDS encoding RHS repeat-associated core domain-containing protein, translating to MGTVLNYDVVTYQSNGMTNPLSPVGSPGYYLRHVNNVIGLEIDYDVSTCPPSQFSFSIDLEINTREWDEINQTFNNNTYLKTLNVDYDATVGQTNLDEHSFVFENAYWVEAKILNMSSTTNKNFVKLYNAITIERYQDIDANFTPSFNSWQYLALSDQIRVSWNAVDGAEEYELEWQYIDDYDVDATPKTAGDLYIEFKNNASRVILTNTYYDFSSVFDQGYVVCRVRAVGKTGANFEHRVNGVWSNNGSNYLNTFVLTAEAFPVPFTSIQVHEPNLNWQYSATYAENGLRKEVIAYFDGSLRQRQTVTRLNTEQDAAVAETFYDHNGRPAVTAIPAPAFENKLRFYEGFNLSSTSGEAYTRSDFDMSANCTRSINTMDNTSGASKYYSSNNPLASNLGYEYIPHALGYAFAVTEYTPDNTGRVRRQGGVGIDHQLGTGHETKYYYATPEQVELDRLFGNNVGNYKHYQKNMVVDPNGQVSVSYLDLSGRVIATALAGESPDNLDALPTALNSTTLTVTLNSDELGSRLDEFTINKQIIVENQDVAHTLSYNIDIPTFTDEHTIGLCYDCVYELEISVTDECMNEVLDGDPNTVGNQPIKRLIGKIGQDFDVNCDGSLSYSFDTDADLNNQDIIITLSTGTYMISKRLKISQDAIEYYKAQYLANKDDLLSEQDFIDQYLAEVNYDDCELDCEVCSELYSTAQNKTDFVNAKLQELVNSGVTPDAEDQAAIEDLFDQIKADCDELCSSDFTSCQVFLEQLKADMRPGGQYAQYEYDANGNFVGHGMLDEAEVSTVGFTYQYYVMNGSNYMTDYSNGGNVDPWIMVAGEKTKPIFMTPQEYVENFDEKWIDALVKLHPEYCEYEFCMNETESDEYDRDMMETKTYAEAYSRGFLNPLGMSGSYVPNVTINELDPFFASNGTGNGVSGSLETALVAFKNPDPEDINCRNISAWEAAMATYICGMENGTCSDILTCLSGSDWSPSGICEPYLDRIWIMFRSIYLMEKKRLIETTFGCNPSIPSGYQKRYPSVVDEDNRISDVKSMAVSQTQTEIDDYCQSTCEANVESWLFKLEKCTLTPSEKDDLALGFVAVCTAGCDTDRPFGSIDLATGQSVSVLGITATSFEDIFDHVIPPTDTRRQAGVCDVNLINFPMSYDHDYLAWKKPDIEGCNPETLELDDCILNETNEDLKKSMIAQYGPDSSCNSCVDCYEFYETLVEINTYYGVDIQTIPNYQVILEQQLNKRLKFNLTYWEYIDFMQQCASLNSNIKDSFTIELYLQYYEGYAFNDVLNVPYQLKENNTNPTRQKNLPLDWYKGYIEQIEWASTQDNMQIQTGMQDLDDCVCNKLIGLKESYNSAPTPKPPFSDWVNNILNCEMPGFDFEDIESLCRKAYLADAANNVIPPASTYAWSSAQKKAIEYFYTGTNAPMVPSCFDCTNPDPIITNLGAITILTTPLNKEDCSIFSQFLQDYETNVDPNIISNLQAYCNLNSISNCSTCDKELLEDFMEQFYGAYPDPNYPNINIPVEMFLDLYIDCFCSNLDGSGCSGDCREVDTAALYFLEVLNEIVTTPGSWGSVPNRLLTSNWYLQPDIPTYYNSDWYDGSCLSTLKFQNLDLSKFFISSYISDNCTHFTNFELYYATAPYYNGNYYFDFGSVVDFTSIEPLQNGVGCYFPNKFKVYALQDDGMSNLFPVEFVMTLYTSAPAQEKISRPCIKLCNKPYYQEFEIDEDPCRNFKDQVATYNAKRAYKKYIEDLEDDFEKRYVEHCRTGFSSENFTRTYDLNEYHYTLYYYDLSNNLVQTVPPAGVDFITAQADFNQIEAARSGIASPIYNNHQLITTYSQNSLNQIVQQNTPDGGESNFWYDNLGRLVISQNQKQHDIPNHNAMAPPQFSYTVFDEQGRISEVGQIANWNAMSWQIAFDENDLANFIANANTREQVTHSYYDNDLFAISYKNFSADNLRSRVVSMTYEDAYDNDDYTYNYGTHYSYDIHGNVKQLVQEYTALASINQEFRLLEYDYELISGNVNTFTYQKDQEDQFIHKYEYDDDNRLVAAYTSSNGVHWDKDASYEYFRHGPLMRQEIGDLRVQGIDYAYTIQGWLKGVNSNTLKSDRDIGRDGQSGSINEYVGKDVFGFSLGYYEGDFYEIGSILSSDLAFSQTSSSDFGSASPDLFNGNIKHMITALQPFMGTNGEPMGMAYTYDQLNRIKSATAWDDINVTTNHWRQPSSGPLQDYACNYTYDANGNIMTLSRNGTTAVNTQMDNFIYHYFPGTNKLEYVSDMVNSSNYTNDIDDQLPGNYLYDEIGNLISDQAEGIDNIEWTVYGKIKSIDKNNTAPILADLEFEYTPDGNRAMKRVITKNAMGTIVSVEETYYIRDASGNVISTYSLANNDLVWKEAMMYGSSRVGMFKPEKLICSNGVPVSSGIPADEAKDIRGLKMYELSNHLGNVLAVVSDRKMLTCPNLLPIYDAELLSANDYYPFGMQMDGRSATLTGEGYRFGFNGKEQDKEGMGGGQSTYDYGFRIYNPAIGKFLSVDPLTQSYPWYTPYQFASNQPIHAIDLDGLESSDDKNPTIVVFGPENPNGFSSDEKNQLECLLKLLEASQVFQSIINSTENVENIYLYDKGTRANLTETQKNTPSSVVSGQNGYIGLPQHSVNDDPRTLTTLVYEVTNVGNMPKYDKLDEKAKEGSLTKEEYVSGQFQAEALAVFNVLEFQHENPEADDGSYEGIKHIFKLYKEGGEYEGHIVDRKGCLNLIASFIETQNPEIKAIYESNYDNITKGNE from the coding sequence ATGGGGACCGTTTTAAATTATGATGTGGTAACCTATCAGTCCAACGGAATGACAAATCCGCTCTCCCCCGTTGGAAGTCCAGGGTATTATTTAAGGCATGTTAACAATGTCATTGGATTGGAAATCGATTATGATGTTTCGACTTGTCCACCGAGTCAGTTTTCATTTTCTATAGATTTGGAAATAAATACTCGGGAATGGGATGAAATCAATCAAACCTTTAACAACAATACGTATCTCAAGACGTTGAATGTTGATTATGATGCAACCGTAGGTCAGACCAACTTAGATGAACATAGTTTTGTATTTGAAAATGCGTATTGGGTTGAGGCCAAGATACTCAACATGAGTAGCACCACAAATAAAAACTTTGTAAAACTGTACAATGCCATAACAATAGAAAGATACCAAGACATTGATGCTAATTTCACACCGAGTTTTAATAGTTGGCAATACTTGGCTTTAAGCGACCAAATTAGGGTATCTTGGAATGCTGTTGATGGTGCCGAAGAATATGAATTGGAGTGGCAGTACATTGACGATTATGACGTTGATGCTACTCCTAAAACTGCCGGAGACTTGTATATTGAGTTTAAAAACAACGCCTCACGTGTTATCTTAACCAACACCTACTACGATTTTTCATCCGTCTTTGACCAAGGCTATGTGGTGTGTCGTGTAAGAGCTGTTGGCAAAACAGGAGCTAACTTTGAACATCGTGTCAATGGAGTCTGGTCAAACAATGGATCCAATTATTTAAACACCTTTGTTTTAACTGCCGAAGCTTTTCCTGTACCCTTTACATCCATTCAAGTTCATGAACCAAACCTAAACTGGCAATACAGTGCAACGTATGCCGAAAATGGTTTGCGAAAAGAGGTAATTGCTTATTTCGATGGTTCATTAAGACAAAGACAAACAGTAACACGATTAAATACCGAGCAGGATGCGGCTGTAGCAGAAACATTTTATGATCACAACGGTCGTCCTGCTGTAACTGCAATTCCGGCACCTGCCTTCGAAAACAAGCTTCGATTTTATGAAGGTTTTAACCTGAGTTCAACATCTGGAGAAGCTTATACCCGTTCTGATTTTGACATGAGTGCGAACTGCACTCGAAGCATCAACACCATGGATAATACAAGTGGTGCATCAAAATATTATTCGTCAAACAATCCGTTAGCCTCAAATTTAGGCTATGAATACATACCCCATGCATTGGGATATGCCTTTGCTGTTACCGAATATACTCCGGACAATACGGGAAGAGTACGTCGACAAGGAGGTGTGGGAATTGATCATCAACTTGGAACCGGCCATGAAACAAAATATTATTATGCAACACCTGAACAGGTGGAGCTAGATCGATTGTTCGGAAACAATGTGGGCAATTACAAACATTATCAAAAAAACATGGTGGTTGACCCAAATGGACAAGTAAGTGTTTCTTATTTGGATCTTTCGGGTAGAGTGATTGCAACAGCTTTGGCCGGTGAATCTCCTGATAATTTGGATGCGTTGCCTACCGCATTAAACTCCACAACGCTAACTGTAACGTTAAATTCGGATGAACTTGGGTCTCGACTGGATGAGTTTACAATAAACAAACAAATCATTGTTGAAAATCAGGATGTGGCACACACGCTCAGTTACAACATTGATATACCTACATTTACAGATGAACACACCATTGGTTTATGTTACGATTGTGTATATGAGCTTGAAATAAGTGTAACAGATGAATGTATGAACGAGGTATTGGATGGCGACCCAAACACCGTCGGGAATCAGCCTATAAAACGATTAATTGGTAAAATTGGTCAGGACTTTGATGTGAACTGTGATGGTAGCCTTTCTTACAGTTTTGATACCGATGCCGATTTAAATAATCAAGACATCATTATTACCCTTAGTACTGGAACGTACATGATAAGCAAGCGACTGAAAATAAGTCAGGATGCGATAGAATATTACAAAGCACAATATTTGGCCAATAAAGATGACTTATTATCCGAACAAGATTTTATTGACCAATACTTAGCAGAAGTAAATTATGATGATTGCGAGTTGGATTGTGAGGTATGCAGCGAACTCTATTCAACTGCTCAAAACAAAACCGACTTTGTTAATGCCAAGCTTCAGGAATTGGTTAACAGTGGTGTAACGCCAGATGCCGAAGATCAAGCTGCCATTGAGGATCTTTTCGATCAGATTAAAGCAGATTGTGATGAGCTGTGTTCATCAGATTTTACAAGTTGCCAAGTCTTTTTAGAGCAGTTAAAGGCCGATATGAGACCGGGAGGACAATATGCACAATATGAATATGATGCAAATGGCAACTTTGTAGGTCATGGAATGCTTGATGAAGCGGAGGTGTCAACGGTTGGTTTTACCTATCAATATTACGTTATGAATGGGTCAAATTACATGACAGATTACTCCAATGGTGGCAACGTAGATCCTTGGATTATGGTGGCTGGTGAAAAAACGAAACCCATCTTTATGACACCTCAGGAGTATGTAGAGAATTTTGATGAGAAATGGATTGACGCATTGGTAAAACTGCATCCTGAATATTGCGAGTATGAGTTTTGCATGAATGAAACGGAAAGTGATGAGTATGACCGAGACATGATGGAAACTAAAACGTACGCCGAGGCTTATAGCCGCGGTTTTTTAAATCCATTAGGGATGAGCGGTTCGTATGTGCCAAATGTGACCATCAACGAATTGGATCCATTTTTTGCTTCCAATGGAACGGGTAATGGTGTTTCAGGGAGCTTAGAAACGGCACTTGTTGCCTTTAAGAATCCAGATCCGGAAGACATAAATTGCAGGAATATTAGTGCATGGGAAGCGGCCATGGCCACTTATATCTGTGGCATGGAAAATGGAACTTGTTCGGATATTTTAACCTGCCTTAGTGGTTCGGATTGGAGTCCATCAGGAATTTGTGAACCATACCTAGATCGAATATGGATTATGTTCCGCTCTATTTATCTTATGGAGAAAAAACGATTGATTGAGACAACATTCGGATGCAATCCTTCCATTCCATCAGGCTACCAAAAACGTTACCCCAGTGTGGTGGATGAAGACAATAGAATTTCTGATGTAAAAAGCATGGCAGTATCTCAGACTCAAACAGAAATTGACGACTACTGCCAATCCACCTGTGAGGCAAATGTCGAATCTTGGCTTTTTAAACTGGAGAAGTGTACATTAACTCCAAGTGAAAAGGACGATTTGGCACTTGGATTTGTAGCCGTATGTACCGCCGGATGTGACACTGACCGACCTTTTGGTTCTATTGATTTAGCTACGGGACAATCAGTATCAGTACTTGGAATAACAGCCACTTCTTTTGAAGATATTTTTGACCACGTAATACCACCAACCGACACCCGTCGACAAGCTGGAGTTTGTGACGTCAACCTGATTAACTTCCCAATGAGTTACGATCACGATTATTTGGCATGGAAAAAACCGGATATAGAAGGATGTAATCCTGAAACGCTTGAACTGGATGACTGCATTTTAAACGAAACCAACGAAGACCTAAAGAAATCCATGATTGCTCAATACGGTCCTGACAGCAGTTGCAATTCCTGCGTGGACTGTTACGAATTTTACGAGACACTCGTTGAGATAAACACCTATTATGGTGTGGATATACAAACCATACCCAACTATCAAGTTATTCTGGAGCAACAACTAAACAAACGGCTCAAGTTTAATCTTACCTATTGGGAATACATTGATTTTATGCAGCAATGTGCTTCACTAAACTCAAACATCAAGGATTCTTTTACCATTGAACTGTACCTTCAGTACTATGAAGGCTATGCCTTTAATGATGTGTTAAATGTTCCGTATCAACTAAAAGAAAATAATACCAATCCGACTCGTCAAAAGAACTTACCTCTTGATTGGTATAAGGGCTACATTGAGCAGATTGAATGGGCATCAACCCAAGACAATATGCAAATCCAAACGGGCATGCAAGATTTGGATGATTGTGTTTGCAACAAATTAATTGGACTCAAAGAGAGCTATAATTCAGCTCCCACACCCAAACCACCTTTTAGTGATTGGGTAAACAATATACTTAACTGTGAAATGCCTGGATTTGACTTTGAAGACATCGAAAGTCTATGCCGTAAGGCCTATTTAGCCGATGCGGCTAATAATGTCATTCCGCCGGCGAGTACATACGCTTGGAGCTCTGCTCAGAAAAAGGCAATTGAATATTTCTATACGGGAACAAATGCACCTATGGTTCCATCTTGTTTTGATTGTACTAATCCTGATCCAATTATTACTAATTTGGGTGCTATCACCATACTTACAACACCACTTAACAAAGAGGATTGTTCCATTTTTTCTCAGTTCTTACAGGATTACGAAACCAATGTTGACCCGAACATTATTTCCAACCTACAAGCCTACTGCAATCTCAACAGTATCTCTAATTGTTCCACTTGCGACAAAGAACTATTGGAAGATTTTATGGAACAATTTTATGGAGCGTATCCGGATCCAAATTATCCAAACATCAACATTCCTGTGGAGATGTTTTTGGATCTTTATATTGACTGTTTTTGTTCTAATTTGGACGGAAGCGGATGTTCCGGCGATTGTCGTGAGGTAGATACGGCAGCACTCTATTTCCTTGAAGTTTTAAATGAAATTGTTACCACCCCAGGTTCATGGGGAAGCGTGCCGAATAGACTGTTGACCAGCAACTGGTATTTGCAACCTGACATACCCACCTATTACAACAGCGATTGGTACGACGGAAGTTGTTTGAGTACCTTAAAATTTCAAAACCTAGACCTTTCCAAGTTTTTTATAAGCTCATATATTTCCGATAACTGTACGCACTTCACCAATTTTGAGCTTTACTACGCAACAGCACCATATTACAATGGCAATTACTATTTCGATTTTGGAAGTGTCGTGGATTTTACCTCTATCGAACCCCTACAAAATGGTGTAGGTTGTTATTTCCCGAACAAATTCAAGGTGTATGCCTTGCAGGATGACGGCATGAGTAATTTATTTCCTGTGGAGTTTGTAATGACCTTGTATACCTCTGCTCCGGCACAAGAAAAGATTTCAAGGCCTTGTATAAAACTCTGCAATAAACCCTATTATCAAGAATTCGAAATTGACGAAGACCCTTGTCGAAACTTTAAGGACCAAGTGGCTACCTATAATGCAAAACGTGCATATAAAAAATATATCGAGGATTTAGAAGATGATTTTGAAAAACGCTATGTAGAACATTGTCGTACCGGATTTTCGTCTGAAAACTTCACCAGAACCTACGACCTTAACGAATACCATTACACCCTTTATTACTACGATTTGTCGAATAACTTGGTGCAAACCGTACCACCTGCGGGAGTAGATTTTATTACTGCTCAAGCTGATTTCAATCAAATTGAAGCTGCACGAAGTGGTATTGCCTCACCTATTTACAACAACCATCAATTAATAACCACTTACTCGCAAAACAGTTTAAATCAAATTGTTCAGCAAAACACCCCCGATGGTGGTGAGTCGAACTTTTGGTACGACAATTTGGGAAGATTGGTCATAAGCCAAAACCAAAAACAACACGACATTCCAAACCACAATGCAATGGCCCCACCCCAGTTTAGCTACACCGTGTTCGATGAACAAGGTAGAATTTCGGAAGTAGGACAAATAGCCAATTGGAATGCCATGAGTTGGCAAATAGCCTTTGACGAAAATGATTTGGCCAACTTTATTGCCAATGCCAACACCCGCGAGCAGGTGACACATTCGTATTATGACAACGATTTGTTTGCTATTTCGTATAAGAACTTTAGTGCCGACAATCTTCGATCAAGGGTGGTGTCCATGACTTATGAAGACGCCTACGACAACGATGATTATACCTACAATTACGGAACACATTACAGCTACGACATACATGGAAACGTAAAACAATTGGTGCAGGAATACACGGCACTAGCTTCCATCAACCAAGAGTTCCGACTATTGGAATATGATTACGAACTTATCAGTGGGAACGTAAATACCTTTACTTACCAAAAAGACCAGGAAGACCAGTTTATTCATAAATACGAATACGATGATGACAACCGCTTGGTGGCAGCCTACACTTCATCCAACGGTGTGCATTGGGATAAAGATGCATCCTATGAATATTTTAGGCACGGGCCACTGATGCGGCAAGAAATTGGTGACCTCAGGGTGCAAGGCATTGACTATGCTTACACCATACAGGGTTGGCTAAAAGGTGTAAACAGCAATACTTTAAAATCTGACAGAGATATCGGCAGAGACGGTCAATCGGGTTCTATAAACGAATATGTGGGCAAAGACGTTTTTGGCTTTAGCTTGGGCTATTACGAAGGTGATTTTTATGAAATTGGCTCCATTCTTTCCAGCGACTTGGCCTTTTCGCAAACATCCAGCTCCGATTTTGGGTCGGCCTCACCTGATTTGTTTAACGGCAACATCAAACACATGATTACCGCCCTTCAACCCTTTATGGGCACAAACGGAGAGCCCATGGGTATGGCTTATACATACGACCAGTTGAATCGAATTAAATCAGCCACTGCATGGGATGATATAAACGTTACCACGAACCACTGGAGGCAGCCATCTTCAGGGCCATTGCAGGATTATGCATGCAACTATACCTACGATGCAAACGGTAACATAATGACATTGAGCAGAAATGGTACTACCGCTGTAAACACTCAAATGGATAATTTTATCTACCACTACTTCCCCGGCACAAACAAACTGGAGTACGTAAGTGATATGGTTAATTCATCCAACTACACTAACGATATTGACGACCAGCTTCCCGGCAACTACCTATACGATGAAATTGGAAACTTAATTTCTGACCAAGCGGAAGGCATAGACAATATTGAGTGGACGGTGTATGGCAAAATAAAATCCATAGACAAAAACAATACCGCCCCAATACTTGCCGATTTAGAGTTTGAATATACACCCGATGGCAACAGAGCCATGAAACGGGTTATTACCAAAAACGCCATGGGTACTATTGTTTCAGTAGAAGAAACCTATTATATTCGTGACGCTTCGGGCAATGTAATTTCTACTTATTCGTTAGCCAATAACGATTTGGTGTGGAAAGAGGCCATGATGTATGGAAGCAGTCGGGTTGGGATGTTTAAACCCGAAAAACTTATTTGCAGCAATGGTGTTCCGGTTTCGTCAGGCATTCCGGCAGACGAAGCAAAAGACATAAGAGGATTAAAAATGTATGAGTTAAGCAATCATTTAGGCAATGTGTTGGCGGTAGTAAGTGACCGTAAAATGCTTACTTGCCCCAACCTTTTACCTATTTACGATGCCGAGCTTTTAAGTGCAAATGATTACTATCCATTCGGTATGCAGATGGATGGCCGCTCGGCGACGTTGACTGGGGAGGGGTATCGGTTTGGCTTCAATGGCAAAGAACAAGACAAAGAAGGCATGGGCGGCGGCCAATCTACTTACGATTATGGCTTTAGAATTTACAATCCTGCCATCGGTAAGTTTTTGAGTGTTGATCCTCTAACGCAGTCTTATCCATGGTACACTCCGTATCAGTTTGCTTCGAATCAACCCATTCATGCTATTGATTTGGATGGACTTGAAAGTTCGGATGATAAAAATCCAACAATTGTTGTTTTTGGACCAGAGAATCCAAATGGTTTTAGCTCAGATGAAAAAAATCAATTGGAATGTCTTTTAAAACTGCTCGAAGCTTCACAAGTATTTCAGTCCATTATAAATAGTACTGAAAATGTTGAAAATATTTACTTATACGATAAAGGGACAAGGGCTAATCTGACTGAAACCCAGAAAAACACTCCAAGTAGTGTTGTTTCGGGTCAAAATGGTTACATTGGACTACCCCAACATTCTGTTAACGACGATCCCCGAACACTAACTACGTTAGTTTATGAAGTTACAAATGTGGGGAATATGCCGAAGTACGATAAACTGGATGAAAAAGCAAAAGAAGGTTCTCTCACAAAAGAAGAATATGTGTCTGGGCAATTTCAAGCAGAGGCTCTTGCCGTGTTCAACGTTTTGGAGTTTCAGCATGAAAATCCTGAAGCGGATGATGGAAGTTATGAAGGGATAAAGCATATTTTTAAATTGTACAAAGAGGGAGGGGAGTATGAAGGACACATAGTTGACCGGAAAGGTTGCTTAAATCTAATTGCTTCATTCATTGAGACCCAGAATCCTGAAATAAAAGCAATATATGAAAGCAACTACGACAATATTACTAAAGGAAATGAGTAA
- a CDS encoding DUF928 domain-containing protein: protein MRTSKKMGKRVSLFFFATFLFLSQTTKAEVVINPHPIAGFQFSSKDMLNFDVVYTKDLPVKVQFSAVLQDAQGKPVVEYVSSTYTLQTGNNAFTPTNFNIAQTRWTNKTIAEVENSTKFLPSGDYSYCIYIRCVDALNTCKEVFNPELDYSACSEAHAEPITPLLLSFPEDEATIKEKRPNFTWIPPMPIGNNPNLTYTYTLVKMLNDQTAEDAIRRNRSLYTQSGIKNITLMFPNQLSDLEEGEHYAWQVSAQLGEQQIATSEVWEFEVEKEPVLPYVNINQTQLSTHICMDVLKVLYQNQYGKHTLNYTIQDENGSDITPKGLEFQIVQGDNHLDFPIDEANLEYEKLYYLIIENPKGKQFRMKFTYTSIERR, encoded by the coding sequence ATGAGAACATCCAAAAAAATGGGTAAAAGAGTTTCGTTATTCTTTTTTGCCACCTTTCTGTTTTTGTCTCAAACAACAAAAGCAGAAGTCGTTATTAATCCGCACCCCATTGCCGGATTTCAGTTTTCCAGCAAAGACATGCTCAACTTTGATGTCGTTTATACAAAAGACCTCCCCGTAAAAGTTCAGTTTAGTGCCGTACTCCAAGATGCACAAGGCAAACCGGTGGTAGAATATGTGAGTTCAACCTATACCTTACAAACGGGAAACAATGCTTTTACCCCAACTAATTTTAATATTGCTCAAACTCGATGGACAAACAAAACCATTGCCGAGGTAGAAAACAGCACGAAGTTTCTTCCGTCAGGCGATTACAGTTATTGTATATATATAAGGTGTGTGGATGCTTTGAATACCTGCAAGGAGGTGTTTAATCCGGAGTTGGATTATTCGGCTTGTTCAGAGGCTCATGCCGAACCCATAACGCCTTTGTTATTAAGTTTTCCTGAAGACGAAGCAACCATCAAAGAAAAACGACCCAACTTTACATGGATTCCTCCCATGCCCATCGGCAACAATCCAAACTTAACCTATACTTACACACTGGTAAAAATGCTCAACGACCAAACCGCAGAAGATGCCATTCGCCGCAACAGGTCATTGTATACCCAAAGTGGTATCAAAAATATTACGTTGATGTTTCCCAATCAGCTTTCCGATTTAGAAGAAGGCGAACACTATGCCTGGCAGGTCTCTGCTCAGCTTGGCGAGCAACAAATAGCCACCAGCGAAGTGTGGGAGTTTGAGGTGGAGAAAGAGCCTGTACTTCCTTATGTGAATATCAACCAAACACAGCTAAGCACACATATATGTATGGATGTCCTAAAAGTGTTGTATCAAAATCAGTATGGTAAGCATACACTCAATTATACTATTCAAGACGAAAATGGCTCGGATATAACCCCAAAAGGTTTAGAGTTCCAAATTGTGCAAGGCGACAATCACTTAGATTTTCCGATTGATGAAGCAAATCTGGAATACGAAAAACTGTATTACTTAATAATTGAAAACCCTAAAGGGAAACAGTTTAGGATGAAATTTACGTATACCTCAATTGAGCGAAGATGA
- a CDS encoding DDE-type integrase/transposase/recombinase, which produces MKHRNSYHSTIKLAFALDIHKQWLPDSFIKSIPRSTSWAWKFDTTEKFVGHQYAIDINDNVEELKLLYDDKLKREKQLLIAYARIKIIILEFFGKNQYKTFLKENFREILRFIYASKNTFDGGVRSMCRFLEIHPSTFAYWRKSLEVHCVNSPIGVCLKKVPNQVTLKELQTIRSLLNRKRFLHWPIASVWAYAVRNNHVNLSLSSWYAYNKKYHFRTRKPKFNKYKDYDPLRAQRPNHTWHADVTVVKTLDGLKNYVYLIVDNFSKFIINWKVSDKCNGAIRTKSIKEAVKQQFSDDLEVTKSIDLIVDGGSENNNQTVEAYIRKSHIDITKKVALKDIVQSNSMVEASNKILKHQYLFKQPIANINHLREHLNEAVFDFNHQRPHCVLGLYTPAEVHYNNKPRIDKDKIKKEVKERIKLNLNNGCGSGC; this is translated from the coding sequence ATGAAACATCGAAATTCGTATCATTCAACTATCAAACTTGCTTTTGCATTAGATATTCATAAACAATGGTTACCGGATTCATTTATCAAATCTATTCCTCGATCGACTTCTTGGGCTTGGAAATTTGATACAACCGAGAAGTTTGTAGGTCATCAATATGCTATTGATATAAACGATAATGTGGAAGAACTCAAATTGTTGTATGATGATAAATTGAAGCGTGAGAAACAATTGCTCATTGCCTATGCCCGGATTAAAATCATCATACTCGAATTTTTTGGTAAAAACCAGTACAAAACTTTTCTCAAAGAAAACTTCAGAGAAATACTCCGATTCATTTATGCCTCAAAAAATACATTCGATGGGGGAGTGAGGTCAATGTGCAGATTCCTTGAAATACATCCAAGTACTTTTGCTTATTGGAGAAAATCTTTAGAAGTACACTGTGTTAATTCTCCCATTGGTGTATGTTTAAAGAAAGTTCCAAATCAGGTAACTTTAAAAGAACTTCAAACCATTAGAAGTCTTTTGAACAGAAAACGATTTCTCCATTGGCCAATTGCTTCTGTTTGGGCTTATGCCGTTCGAAACAACCATGTAAACCTTTCATTATCTTCGTGGTATGCCTACAATAAGAAGTATCATTTTCGAACACGAAAACCCAAGTTTAATAAATACAAGGATTATGATCCTTTGAGAGCCCAAAGACCCAATCATACATGGCATGCCGATGTGACTGTTGTAAAAACCCTTGACGGGTTGAAAAACTATGTTTATCTCATTGTCGATAATTTCTCTAAGTTTATCATCAACTGGAAGGTTTCTGATAAATGTAATGGTGCCATTCGCACTAAATCTATCAAAGAAGCAGTTAAACAACAATTTAGTGATGATTTGGAGGTTACTAAATCCATTGACTTAATCGTCGATGGAGGAAGTGAAAACAACAACCAAACCGTTGAAGCCTATATCAGGAAATCTCACATAGATATTACCAAAAAAGTAGCTCTTAAGGATATTGTACAATCCAACTCAATGGTAGAAGCCAGCAACAAAATCCTCAAGCACCAGTATCTTTTTAAACAACCTATTGCCAACATTAATCACTTAAGGGAGCATCTCAACGAGGCGGTGTTCGATTTTAACCATCAGAGACCGCATTGTGTTCTTGGATTATATACTCCTGCTGAAGTTCATTACAACAACAAACCTCGGATTGACAAAGACAAAATCAAGAAAGAAGTCAAAGAACGCATTAAATTAAACCTAAACAATGGTTGCGGATCAGGATGTTAA